A window of bacterium genomic DNA:
TGCTGATTTTTTATTTTTTTCTTGACAAATTTGACGATTTGTGCTATATTAATTAATGTTATGATTTTAAGGCAAAAAGACAATATGGGAAAAAGAAACTTATCCGTGTTTATTGACACGATGACTCCAATAATTGTAACATGGAGCTATCATCGTTGTGGTAATCCTCAATGTAAGAGATGCTGATGTGTCTTCGGAGCACATTAGCCGCCAGAGGTGCTACCTCTTGCTAATGTACAGCAGCCAGAGGTTGCTGAGCTATGCTTGGCTGAGTATTCTACGAAAAACTAAACATTTACAGCACATTGCTATCAGTTCAAAAATATTTTTGAGCCTAATTTTTGATCTTTTTGGTAATCAGTCAAAATTTTTATTGACATCAGTTAAAATTTTTGTAACTATTTACCCAAATGAAGTAGTATAAGAAGATTAACTGTAAAATAAATAATGAGAAATTGAAAGTGGAAGATTCTACATCCTTCCTTATCCTTTATTTTACATTTTACAGTATCCATTTTACAGTAAACTACTTCAAATGAGTAAAGTGTTACAAAAGAAGTTTAACTTATTTCCATTAAAGAAGTTCGCGGTGCTCTCTGTGGTTAGTTTTTGACATTACCTGAGCAAAAGAAAGGAGAGAAAAATGGTAAGAATAAGTGAGGTAATATCTATCTATCTATCTATCTATCGTAATGTGCCGTGATTTATTAAAAAGGAATTGTAGAGGCGTGTCTATTTCAAGAAAGACACGCTTTTTTTGTTTTTCCCAAAGATGTGAACAAATCTCAAAATTGGGGAGAATGATACCATGAATCCAGTAATTTCAGCTATAGGCACGGCAGTACCTCAATATGCTTACACTCAAGAACAGGTCTTCTCAAGCTTAAAATTGAGAGGACTTTTTAAGGAACTATTCATCGGAACAAGGATAAAGATTAGAAGATTTTCTATCCCTCTTGAGAAGGTGCTGAGGTTAAGTGTACAAGAACTCTATGAAAGTTATCAGCAGGAAGCTATTAAGTTGTCAAAAGAGGCGATTAATAACTGTCTTGCCCGGGCAAAAATCGAAGCCTCGGCAATTGACTGTATTGTCTTAGTATCCTGCACGGGATATACTTGTCCTGGCTTAAGTCACTATGTTGCCAGGGAAGTTGGATTAAGGCCAGATGTTGTCCATAACAACCTTTTGGGGATGGGATGTGGTGCGGCTGCTCCAGCCCTTCGCCGAGGATATGATTTTCTTCGCCTGAATAGAGGAAAAGCTCTTATTGTCTGTGTCGAAATCTGTTCGGCAACCTATCATCCTGATCGCAGCCTGGAGATGGCAATAGGTGATGCTATTTTTGCCGATGGGGCTGCGGCGGCTCTGGTATCTTCGGATGGTGATGGTTTTGCCTTTGTAGATTTCCTCTCTGTCTCGGCTACAGACCATATAGATAAGTTAGGTTATAGATGGGATGATGCCAGATTAAAGCTTGTCCTGACACCAAATCTCCCAGAAATAGTTAGTCCTCTTTTGGCTGAAGTAACAGATAAGCTTCTTAAATACAATAAGCTCAAAAAATCGTCCATCTCAATCTGGGCGATTCATGGAGGGGGAGTTTCAATCCTTGATAAGGCTAAAGAGGTTTTAAGAATTGATGAAGATGATATAAAATATTCTCGTTTGATATGGTCAGAATACGGCAATCTATCGAGCCCAACAATCTTGTTTACCCTTAAAGAACTGATGGATAAAAATGCGATTAAACAAGGGGATAAAACTATTATGTTGACGATGGGCGCTGGCATTGAAGTGGATGGGATTTTGTTAGAGTATGAAGGAGGTGGTTGAAAATGTCTACTCGACGAATTCTATTTGTATGCTACATTCAAAATCCTTTCAACCCATTTTTCTATCCACCAATAGGAATATTATATTTGTCTTCTATAGCTAAACAAAAGGGATATTCTACAAGTTTATTTGAATTACATGACCCTGACCTTGGAGTGGATAATATTGATACTTTCTTTAAATATCTTAATGAGTATAATCCTGATATTTGTGCATTTTCTTTCTATACCCCTGCTGCATTGAGGATTTTTAATATAATCCCTCAAATAAAGGCAAAAAGGCCTAAATGCCATATTATAGTTGGAGGTCCTCACGCAAATGCTTTGCCTATGCAAACAATGGAAGATTGTAAAGAAATAGATTTTTTGGTTTATGGTGAAGGAGAATCTACTTTTAACGAATTTTTGGATGCTCTCGAGAATAAAAAAACATTCTTTCACATTAAAGGTCTTGTGTTCAGACATGAAAATGAAATAATATGTAATGAAAAACGAGAATTAATAGAAAATTTAGATACCATCCCTTTTCCAGATTATGAATTAGTTAAAGATCAACATTATTCAGATATTTATCAATTGGGCAATCGGGTAATGAGTATAGTTAGTTCTCGAGGGTGTCCGTTTAATTGCAATTTCTGCTCTAAACTAACATTTGGTTCGCAGTATAGGCGCCGGAGTCCTTCTAATGTAGTAAGGGAGATAAAAATTTTAAGAGATAACTACCACATTGATGATATAACTTTTTGTGACGAGCTCTTCGGAATGGATAAAAAATGGATGGAGGATTTCTATGTAGAACTGGAAAATAACAGGGTAAAAATAAAATGGAAATGTATGACAAGGGTAGATATACTAAGGAAGAAAGATTTTATAAAAATGAAAAAACATGGCTGTTATGCTGTTGGATTGGGAATTGAATCAGGTAATAACAATGTACTTCAGGATATCAATAAGAAGATTAATAGAAAACAGATCCAAGAAGCTTGTAAAGATGTTACAGATGCTGGACTTACTACAATAGGTTACTTTATCCTTGGTCACAAGACAGATGATTATCAGAGTATAAAGCAAACATTAAACTTCCCTAAAGAGCTAAATTTAGATTTTGTAATATTCTCTCTCTTAACACCATATCCTGGTACTCAGATATATTCATATCTTCCGAATGAAGTAAAATATGACTGGCGAAAATTTAATCCTATACATCCTATAAATATTTC
This region includes:
- a CDS encoding 3-oxoacyl-[acyl-carrier-protein] synthase III C-terminal domain-containing protein; translation: MNPVISAIGTAVPQYAYTQEQVFSSLKLRGLFKELFIGTRIKIRRFSIPLEKVLRLSVQELYESYQQEAIKLSKEAINNCLARAKIEASAIDCIVLVSCTGYTCPGLSHYVAREVGLRPDVVHNNLLGMGCGAAAPALRRGYDFLRLNRGKALIVCVEICSATYHPDRSLEMAIGDAIFADGAAAALVSSDGDGFAFVDFLSVSATDHIDKLGYRWDDARLKLVLTPNLPEIVSPLLAEVTDKLLKYNKLKKSSISIWAIHGGGVSILDKAKEVLRIDEDDIKYSRLIWSEYGNLSSPTILFTLKELMDKNAIKQGDKTIMLTMGAGIEVDGILLEYEGGG
- a CDS encoding radical SAM protein — translated: MSTRRILFVCYIQNPFNPFFYPPIGILYLSSIAKQKGYSTSLFELHDPDLGVDNIDTFFKYLNEYNPDICAFSFYTPAALRIFNIIPQIKAKRPKCHIIVGGPHANALPMQTMEDCKEIDFLVYGEGESTFNEFLDALENKKTFFHIKGLVFRHENEIICNEKRELIENLDTIPFPDYELVKDQHYSDIYQLGNRVMSIVSSRGCPFNCNFCSKLTFGSQYRRRSPSNVVREIKILRDNYHIDDITFCDELFGMDKKWMEDFYVELENNRVKIKWKCMTRVDILRKKDFIKMKKHGCYAVGLGIESGNNNVLQDINKKINRKQIQEACKDVTDAGLTTIGYFILGHKTDDYQSIKQTLNFPKELNLDFVIFSLLTPYPGTQIYSYLPNEVKYDWRKFNPIHPINISQIDSEDLQSFLFQGNEVVLYKRLKYLWGNVILSKDHFKTKKLKFLHWLNAMRNSGSTRPKVVIP